Proteins from one Bactrocera neohumeralis isolate Rockhampton chromosome 3, APGP_CSIRO_Bneo_wtdbg2-racon-allhic-juicebox.fasta_v2, whole genome shotgun sequence genomic window:
- the LOC126754050 gene encoding peroxisome assembly protein 12: MSESANLRQNLQNIPSIFEISAAETLDSLIYPALSKIFDYLNLGVDFKLLGAYRLKGEVSPILTWVLQYLYFRNRGASFGESFYGLQRTGMTSGELMTRQQKLISASILTLMPVLERKLKTRSAHHEDISIWERHMLNVLRAYHASKAIHTFLYLIKYSGSHSPIFRALNLSLRYPNEPPKDDKITYVFLKLLEVFAFFLQFIQWWYSNDQRRKIGGTLKNPLPFKNKPDMSKENIPPKGDCPVCLMKIETPTACSISGYVYCWKCIISHLKERSTCPVTGYKITLDDLVRIYET; encoded by the coding sequence GATTCTCTTATCTATCCTGCACttagtaaaatatttgattaccTTAATCTTGGAGTGGACTTTAAGCTTTTAGGTGCATACAGGTTAAAAGGAGAGGTGTCACCTATATTGACATGGGTActccaatatttatatttccgcAACAGAGGCGCTTCATTTGGAGAAAGTTTCTATGGTTTGCAACGAACAGGAATGACATCAGGTGAATTAATGACGCGACAGCAGAAACTGATATCTGCCAGTATCTTAACATTAATGCCAGTTTTAGAGCGGAAATTAAAAACACGCAGCGCTCATCACGAAGATATTTCAATTTGGGAGCGACATATGTTGAATGTTTTACGTGCGTACCATGCTTCTAAAGCAATACACACCTTTTtatatctaataaaatattccgGAAGCCACTCTCCTATCTTTCGAGCATTAAATTTATCATTGAGGTATCCTAACGAACCACCAAAAGACGATAAGATCACCTATGTATTTCTCAAGTTACTCGAAGTTTTTGCATTCTTTCTGCAATTCATTCAATGGTGGTATTCTAATGATCAGCGCCGTAAAATAGGAGGAACTTTAAAAAATCCACTGCCATTCAAAAATAAACCTGACATGTCCAAAGAGAATATTCCACCAAAGGGTGATTGCCCGGTGTGTCTCATGAAAATTGAAACACCCACCGCGTGCAGCATATCTGGATATGTGTACTGCTGGAAATGTATAATTTCCCACTTAAAAGAACGTTCCACTTGCCCAGTTACTGGATACAAAATCACTCTGGATGATTTAGTTCGAATTTATGAAACATGA
- the LOC126754053 gene encoding post-GPI attachment to proteins factor 2 yields MLPTLTTYTRLDGPKPLFRVPFGRIAFAVVSLPLGSFAFCVIWSLIFEFERSTSTHCDVPNYLPSISAAIGNYEPQKTVWRLAITMQLPFRIAVVKMYMQYYKDTIRRNRRVYAILACLLNMVENFALLSLSLWTSLDNYPIHRNSFVVFIACSEMYMLISYFLNKNGRKISLLPMEEKSLLYKRNLFITNVTAFILAGYCFLRHNSSCEPGVYTFFALFEYVVVLTNMAYHMTAYWDFHAMHVTFDWERGLYLSQF; encoded by the exons ATGTTACCAACATTAACCACATATACCCGACTGGATGGTCCAAAACCTTTATTCCGCGTTccttttggaagaattgcatTTGCAGTTGTAAGTCTGCCACTTGGcagttttgcattttgtgtaaTTTGGTCGTTAATCTTTGAATTTGAACGCTCAACTTCAACGCACTGTGATGTACCTAATTATTTACCCTCCATATCGGCAGCCATTGGAAATTATGAACCACAAAAAACCGTTTGGCGCTTAGCGATTACAATGCAGTTACCTTTTCGAATAGCTGTTGTCAAAATGTACATGCAATACTATAAGGATACAATAAGGCGTAATCGACGTGTATATGCTATTTTAGCATGTTTGCTAAATATGGTGGAGAATTTTGCGCTCTTAAGTTTGTCCTTGTGGACATCGTTAGATAATTATCCGATACATCGAAATTCtttcgttgtttttattgcctGCAGTGAGATGTATATGCTTATATCTTACTTTCTGAACAAAAATGGACGTAAGATATCGCTCTTGCCTATGGAAGAGAAATCATTATTGTacaaaagaaatttgtttataacaaaTGTAACTGCTTTCATTTTGGCTGGTTACTGCTTCTTGCGGCATAATTCGTCTTGTGAGCCGGGCG TTTACACGTTTTTTGCGCTTTTCGAGTATGTCGTTGTACTAACGAATATGGCTTACCATATGACTGCATACTGGGATTTCCATGCTATGCATGTTACTTTTGACTGGGAACGAGGGCTTTACTTAtctcaattttaa